The Saimiri boliviensis isolate mSaiBol1 chromosome 12, mSaiBol1.pri, whole genome shotgun sequence nucleotide sequence TAGGAGAAAAGACTCCAAATCAGGGAATCAAGAAACCAGCTGGCTGTTTGGGAAGCATTTAGAAAATGTGACAAGAGGTGTCATACACAGGCTAGCAGCAGACAATTTAAGAAAGGTAATTACtgtaaactttgtttttatttcccttttggaCTCTGAAATTAGATAGGAAGGAGAGCAGTGTGTTGGAAGCTGGGGTGGAGATGGTGAGTGATGGTCTCCAAAGACTCAGTCCCTAAGTTCTGCAAACAGTAACACAGCAAACCCCAGATTGCCATGGGCTTTGATTTTTTGTCTCTTACATTCATATTTGAGGTGTGGGGTTCCTAGTTGCTGTGCAAAAATGAGTGTAGCCACGTTTCCAACTGAGCCTACTGGCGATGTCTGCAACCCCTGCCAAGAGCCTCAGAGCAGAGACTTTAGTAGAAGATGGAAAACGAATGACTCAACAGAGTGAGGAAATTCTCTGtcttgtttctttagattgtccCGAAAGGGAGACCAGAAACGCTTCTCAGAACTAAGACTGGAAAGAGAGGTTATACCATTAGAGCAAAGACTGGGAGACAAAGGAACTGAAGTCAAATGAGACTTCTGTGAAATACTTTGGAAAGTACAGATTTTTGAGATTACATGAATCGATAACTGTATCACTGCTGCAGGTTGTAGACATCAGCTGGGAATGAAGGTGATTTTCAGGGCCCTTAATGTAGCCCTTAGCCTCCAGCCAGATCTAAGCCTGCACCATCCTTGGAATTCCAGCTTAGGTGACTATATAACGCATATTGGTTTAGTGGTTCCTTAAATAAGACAACGTTTCTTAAAGTCTAATCTCTCTCCTGCTGAAATTTCCTACCGTCCTGGGCTTTACCCTTAAACTGCTTGCGGCTCATCTGAAAAGTGCAGCTAACAGGGTGCAAGCTAGTGTTCTAGTAACCATTAAAATCAATCCTAGGACAATTAGTACGCACGGAAAACCTTGCCATTCTCCGCTGCCCCCCACCTCCATCAGAGAGAACACGGAAAATATTCTCCCTTCCTTGgccactccctcctccccttaCTGAAGgatgctgtgtgtgtgcatctgaatgggggtggggtgggagggtggagtCTAGCTTTCTTGCCTCAACAAAAACATAATGGTTCCCAGCAGGCCAGAGCGGGGCAACCAAGGAGACGGGATCCTATCCTCTCTCGGATCTGCAGGAAGGGTGGGGTGTGCAGGTCCAGGGTGGGATGCTGGTTCTGGCCGGCGGTGCCTGCTGAGCCCTTCCTGATGTGACTTCTTTATTAGACAAACCCTCACTGCCGCCAGGAGTAGACACGCTAGTATCTGCTTTACGAAGATTTCTGCAACACGGCAGGGTGCAATTCAAAATCTGGGTTCTCCTTTTCTGAGCTTAGAACCCAATTTGTTCTGAACTAGGAGAAGGCTCTGTAGGCAGAAGATCCAAGAGAAGGCGCCCGGCGTAAGCGGGTAGCTTCCAACCGTGACCACGAGCGGCCAGCAGGTGTCAGTGCGTCCTCGCTCTGCCCCGGCGCTCGGCTCCAGGACCCCTCCCCATCTCGGTCTAAGGGGGCGCCGTCCAGACCCCAGGTCGCGCGTGTTCCGCAGACAGCTGGGCGGCTGGGAGGACACGTAGCCACTTCTCCCCTAAGCGGAGGTCTGAATTCTGGCCTGTCCTACTTCCCCGTGGGTGCTGTCCATTCCGCCCCAGGAGTTCCACCGAACCCGGGCCTTCCCGCCTCGCCAGGACCCCTCTCTCCCCAGCCGCTAGGAGCACCGGCGGGCGGGGTCCGCTCTGGCTCGCGACTGGGAGGCTCCAGCTGTGACTCACACCGGAGGTTGCTTCCCTCGATTTGGGCCGGGATTCCCCTccactctttcttcccttttctcccaaGATCCAGCTCCTTGGCGGCACTCACGGGTGCCCGATGCGTTCTGCTCCGCCGGCCCGGAGCTGCACTGCCAACTCCCATCAGGGGCCGCTTCCCTGCCCTCCGCACCCCACCCCCTCTAAACTTCTGGTTCAAGGTACCCGCCTCTCCAAAGGGCTCATCTCGCCTGAGGGCGACGCTCCTCGGGTCCCGCGTTGGGCGCGGGCGCTAGACTGGCGGAGGGGTGGTGCGAGGGGCGGGGGAGGGTCGGCTTCCCACGTGGGGGCTGACGCCGGCTGCTCAGCAACGCCGGTTTGATCCTGGGGCTATAAAACGTGTCCACCGTGAGCGCAGCGGAGCAGCAGCGGCCCCGGCTCCGTGCAGACGCCGAGCAGCCGGCGCGCCGCAGCCCGGCCACTCCAGCGCCTTCTTCCCCAGCCTTGCGCTCCTGCCCCAACTCGCGCTGTCCTCGGACCCCGGCCCCTGCAGCCGCGCTCGGCATCCCTCAAGCCGACGCCCAGGAGATCCCCTGCTTCCGCCGCGGCTCCTGAAGAGCTGATCGTTCACCTGCCCCAGCCCGCCTGAGGACGGGGGTGCCTTCATGCGGCCCCCACACTCTTcaccccgccgccgccgccgcccccgagCTCCGCACAGTGCGCCCCAGCCGCAGCAGGGCGCACAACTTTGGAAGTCTCACGGCGCTCTGAGAGGCGGCAGAGTCAGCGCCTCAGCCCCGGGCCCGGCCCGGCCAGCACCGCAGCGTCTGGGGGAAGCCAGAGAGTCGGTACTCGCTTCGGGGATATAAGGAGACAGACATAGGACCCTGAGCTCGCATCAGCACCCCTCAGCTGCCTCCCGGGGTGGGGGCGGGCCCCGCACACGGTAAGACCTCTTGCTTACGCTCAGGCTCAAGAGTCAAAATATAGCTAttgatatgtatatgtatatttaatttcctGTCATCCTTCCAAGTTATCAGGCCACCGATGATTTTTGTTCTctcttcttgaagaataaatCTCTCTTTATCCATCGGCTCGCCCTATTCTCTCCCGCCGCTTAGAAATAAAACTTGGCTGTGTTAGGAGCTCGGAGCGAGAAGGCGCCCACCGAGAGCGTCCGAAGCGCGGGCCAGGCGCAGTTCGTGGGATCCGGGCCATGGGCCGCTAACGGTCACCTAGCTCGGGCTCGGCCTCCCTGCGGACCCCTCCCTATGTGAGCCGCGGCCAGGCGAGCCGGGCGCCGGAGGAAGAGGAGGACCCACGGGCGCCGGGCCGGAAGGCAGCTGGCAGCAGGCCCAGGCGAGCGGGCGCCCGCGTTCATGTTCCGCCAGGAGCAGCCGCTGTCCGAGGGCAGCTTTGCGCCCATGGGCTCCTTGCAGCCGGACGCGGGCAACGTGAGCTGGAACGGGACCGAGGCGCCGGGGGGCGGCGCCCGGGCCACCCCTTACTCCCTGCAGGTGACGCTGACGCTGGTGTGCCTGGCCGGCCTGCTCATGCTGCTCACCGTGTTCGGCAACGTGCTAGTCATCATCGCCGTGTTCACGAGCCGCGCGCTCAAGGCGCCCCAAAACCTCTTCCTGGTGTCTCTGGCCTCGGCCGACATCCTGGTGGCCACGCTCGTCATCCCGTTCTCGCTGGCCAACGAGGTCATGGGCTACTGGTACTTCGGCAAGGCGTGGTGCGAGATCTACCTGGCGCTGGACGTGCTCTTCTGCACGTCGTCCATCGTACACCTGTGCGCCATCAGCCTGGACCGCTACTGGTCCATCACGCAGGCCATCGAGTACAACCTAAAGCGCACGCCGCGCCGCATCAAGGCCATCATCTTCACCGTGTGGGTCATCTCCGCCGTCATCTCCTTCCCGCCTCTCATCTCCATCGAGAAGAAGGGCGGCGGCGACGGCCAGCAGCCGGCCGAGCCGCGCTGCGAGATCAACGACCAGAAGTGGTACGTCATCTCGTCGTGCATCGGCTCCTTCTTCGCGCCCTGCCTCATCATGATCCTGGTCTACGTGCGCATCTACCAGATCGCCAAGCGGCGCACCCGCGTGCCGCCCAGCCGCCGGGGTCCGGACGCCGCCACCGCCGCGCCGCCGGGAGGCGCCGAGCGCAGGCCCAACGGCCTGGGCCCCGAGAGCGGCGCGGGCCCTGCGGGCGCGGAGGCCGAGCCGCTGCCCACCCAGCTCAACGGCGCCCCCGGCGAGCCCGCGCCGGCCGGGCCGCGCGACGCCGACGCGCTGGACCTGGAGGAGAGCTCGTCGTCGGACCACGCCGAGCGGCCCCCGGGGCCCCGCAGACACGAGCGCGGCCCCCGGGCCAAGGGCAAGGCCCGGGCGAGCCAGGTGAAGCCGGGAGACAGCCTGCCGCGGCGCGGGCCGGGGGCCACGGGGCTCGGGACGCCTGCGGCGGGGCCGGGGGAGGAGCGCGCCGGGGCCGCCAAGGCGTCGCGCTGGCGCGGGCGGCAGAACCGCGAGAAGCGCTTCACGTTCGTGCTGGCCGTGGTCATCGGCGTGTTCGTGGTGTGCTGGTTCCCCTTCTTCTTCACCTACACGCTCACGGCCGTCGGGTGCTCCGTGCCGCGCACGCTCTTCAAGTTCTTCTTCTGGTTCGGCTACTGCAACAGTTCGTTGAACCCGGTCATCTACACCATCTTCAACCACGACTTCCGCCGCGCCTTCAAGAAGATCCTCTGCAGGGGGGACAGGAAGCGGATCGTGTGAGCTTTCCGCGGGCGCTCGCGTAGACTCGTGCCGACCGCAGGCAGCGGGCATCGAGGGGTGCTCAGTCCCAGGGCGCTCGGAAACCCGGGTCCTGCCTGCTCTGCGTTTCCTCGCCTGGGGTTGCTCTGCAGCCCCCTTCAGGTGGGCGTCTGCCGCTCCTCCGAGGGAAGCATTCTTGCTGCCAGGTCCGTGCCCCTCCAGTTGTTGGTTTGGCCACTCCTGACCTGGAGGCAGCTTCCTGGTGGGCCACCCCTAATCAGTATTGCTTCCTAAAGGGATTTTCACCCTCCTTCCCTGGTACAGCGCTCTCAGCTCTTTAGAGCAAGCACTGGACTACAAGGGCATGGCTCACAAACGGTTACTGGATGGGGGTTACCTAGCCCTGACTAATtcaccttctctccctctctcttttttaaaaaaaacgcTCAGGGCAGTCCTGCCTgccctccccatctcccactgTAAATATACACTATTTTTGATAGTACACATGGGGACCCGATATCTCTTGGCCTTGGTTTTGATGTTGGAATCCTGGCCTTGGGAGATATGCCTTCTAGGCAGACACAGCTGTCTGGTTCAGGCCAAGCCCCTTTGCAATGCAAGCCCTTTCTGGTGTTATGATGTCCCTCTATGTCGTCCTTTTCACCAGCAACTGGTGACTGTCCCTTAGACATGGACTTGCTTTGAGATTTCCTGACAAGGAAAagattcatttccatttttttttcctgtgcctaACAGCATAATTGCCTTTTTCCTATGTAAATATTACGATGATGGACATAAGTAAATGAACCTTTCTGCCTCACATCAGCCCTTTGTATAAAGCCATTATTCTCTGATGCACTGTTTGCCCCAGTAACTGATTTTAAAACCTCTCTTTCCAgtgctccctctctccctccagggCCACTGCTTGAAGAATATGTATGTTTCTGTCTTGTATGTGTGCCCCTCCTTCCCGGAAAGTGCTGACTATGGGGAAATCTTTTAGCTGCTGTTTTTAGATACTAAGGAGTGGAAATTATGTGGAAGAAGCAAACCTGATACAATTTGCCCAAGGTAAACAGTTTGAAAAGACAAATGGGCCTGCCAAGCTGTACAGTTCCTGCCCCCAGAGCTATTAGGTATCAAAGTGTTGTCCTTTTCCCCCCTCCCTGCTTTTCTGGTTGAGATCATGTCATTGATGAACTGCCAAAGTCAGGGGAGGAGGGCGGAGACCTGGTGTTTACATCTGCGTTTCTACATGTTTTAGAGACAATTTAAGGCCTGCGCTCTTATTTCACTAAAGAAAAACTAATGTCAGCACATGTTGCTAATGacagtggatttttttaaataaaaaagtttacagatcaaatgtgaaataaatacgAATGAAGTGGCCCTCCTGTCTGTTATCTGAGTTTTCAGAAGCTTTAAGACTCTCAGAACATCtgattttatggatttttttaaaaataaaaaatacatgtacattataaaaattttttaaatgtttgatcaATAACAAAGCTACCATTTACTAAGTGTTCCTGATGTGCTACCACTGTGGTGAACCAGTTGTAGGCATTGCCTCGTTTACTTTTCTCAAGCACCCAGTGAGGTAAGTTTTACTATCCCCATTTAACAGGCGAAGCAACTGAGTCTAAGAgcaagtgacttgctcaaggttaaCAAGTGGTGGAAATGCATTGTACCCAGCTTTGTCTCGTTCTAGGGTCTGTACTCTTAACCCCAGGACCTTTCCAGAGTTTTGGCATTAACCCTTCTCAGAACCCTCCCAGTGGAGAGGTGTCTATGCAAAGTGTGCTGTCTATACCAGGTGTGAGATATATCCCAAGTATGTAATATACACCAGGTGTATACATGCCCCAGTGTCTATATGCCCTAATGTGTCTATATACCTCATAATGTGTATCTACTCCAAAAAGTGCAGTATATGCACCAAGTGTGGAATATTCTCCAGAGTGTGTATCATACCTTAAAGCATGATAATATATGACAGGCAGCGTATACTCCAGAGTGTGGTTACACACAAAGTGTGATCTAAACACCTGAATAGAACCATATATCAGTTGGTGGTTTGAATTATCTCTGGCCGAAAGGCACGCATCCTTCTTGCTGCATTGCTGTAATATCAAAGTCTGCTCTGCTGTCTAGGAGGGCTTATGGTCCTCACATTGTGGTTATGGCACTTCGAAGCTGGAAGGGGCCTTAGAGATCCAGGAGCCCAACCCCTCATCTGACAGATGAAAAGGCAAATGCAGATTCACGAGGGACTGACTTGCTCAGGATCCCCCAGCGCTAGGTGACAGGTCTGGCTCCAGGCTGCCTGGGCTAGGAAGTAGCTGAGAGGTGTGTAGTTGTAGTTCTGTGCATGTAGTCAGACGCGGTACTGATGAAGAGCCACTTATGGAGGAGGGGGGCTTGAGGGGCAACCACAAGTGCCAGGTTGTGGTTTTTGGGGGAGGCCAGACTTTGTGAGCCGAGGCCCCTGCAGTGTGTGCAGACCAGCTCTGGATACCCCCAGAAGCAGGTCCTCTGCGCCCTCTGGCCATTACTTGCAGCATCTCCTCATCCTCCTTTGCTTCTCTGGTGCAGGAGAGGGTGTCTGTATATGCAGCGAGAGGAGGATGGAGAGCCCTAAGAAATGATCTGGGCACTGAGAGGTCTGGGAGAGGGATGACCGTGGTGGCTCTGAGGGGGTGAGGAGGTGCCATCACCTGGATGCTCTGAGCCGGCAGACAGAAGGGTGGCCAGGTGCTGGGCTCCAGTGACCCTGGCTCAGAGGCTTCACAAACCAGCCTCCTGGCCTGTGGCGCCAAGGCTGGCTCCCTGGTCTGCTTCTGTGGCTTGctccccacctcaccctcaccccagcctctcctctccttccttgctCCAGGGCACCCATCGCCCCAAAGGCAAACAGTGCCAGACAATAGCCTGCCTGGCAGGCCCCCAGGACCCCGGCTGTCTGTCCCAGCCACAGGAGCAGATACAAACACTGCTTACTGTTGACTCTTTGCTCTGTCCTGTCTGCCAGGGAAGTGATTGCCTTGCTTCCACCCCCAGAGGCCCACTTCCCCAGGAAAGGGAGAAACAGCATGGGCCATGGTGCTACACAGAGGGGCCTCTGGTCTCATGCTCCCTCCTCCTTGATACAGAAGCAGAGAAGCCTCAGAGATGGATGGAGCCTGCAGAAAGTAGGGGAGAGAAGGCTGGAGTCCAGCCCTGGGTGGGTTTCTGATTTCACAGTAGGAATCACTGTTTATTCATTTGCAAAGGACTCAAGCAACAGTCTGCCAGAGGTGTGGGGTagggaggggaatggaggcaAAATAGCTCCTAAAGGGATCTTGGCTTAAAGAGCAGGAGATAAGACTCTAACCCCATAGCCTCCTGTCCATAGTATCTTTTCTTGAGTATCTGGGCCAAGCGGGCCTGTCTGTGTGGCAGAAGCTCGCGTTTTATGAAACTTTGGCTGGGATATTAAAAGCCATTGGCTTTTGGGTCTGAAGTGTGTCTTGCTAGATTCACTCCTGCGAGTGCCCTGGGCTGGGGGAAGGGCAGTGCCTTCGTTGGAACCTGGGCACGAGCACGATCTCGTCCTCCCCAAGGCTTTGTTCAATTTCTTCTAGGCTAAAAGGCTTGGGGAGAGAGTGATGAAAACATGGCTTGGGCTTTCCCCTGTCTATGAGTCTATAATCAAATCAGAGATTTAGAGCCAGAAGCATCCTCATCAGTCCTTAACTCCTACCTTGTACTGGCAGATCAAGGGACCTGAGACCTAGAAAAGCTGTTGGTTATGCAGCATTCCAGAGGCCCTTGGGCCCACTCCTCCCTGTGACTCTGTCTGATGCCGTATACACCCAACACGAATTCCATTTTGTTTTGGGAGTGGTGACTTGCTGATCAACCCCAGAGGACCCTGTGTGCCTGCTTTGTGTCAAGCACCCTGCTAGGTGCATGCACTGTGCAAAGCTCACCACTTGTCCCTGTGAAATGAGATTAGGGCCTGCCTCTGCCCTCTGGAAGCTTTGGAGCTACATGGGGAGACAGGATGTACCTGTGAAAAGCACTGAATAGCCACACACAGTGACAGTGTGACAGTGGGAGAGTGGATGCTGTGCACCCAGCAAGGGTAATGGCATCTGTACTGTGAGTGAGCAGTGGGGGAGAGGTGGCTGTGGCTGGGAGCTCAGGTCGTAGGATGTGAGAGTTGGGATG carries:
- the ADRA2A gene encoding alpha-2A adrenergic receptor; this translates as MFRQEQPLSEGSFAPMGSLQPDAGNVSWNGTEAPGGGARATPYSLQVTLTLVCLAGLLMLLTVFGNVLVIIAVFTSRALKAPQNLFLVSLASADILVATLVIPFSLANEVMGYWYFGKAWCEIYLALDVLFCTSSIVHLCAISLDRYWSITQAIEYNLKRTPRRIKAIIFTVWVISAVISFPPLISIEKKGGGDGQQPAEPRCEINDQKWYVISSCIGSFFAPCLIMILVYVRIYQIAKRRTRVPPSRRGPDAATAAPPGGAERRPNGLGPESGAGPAGAEAEPLPTQLNGAPGEPAPAGPRDADALDLEESSSSDHAERPPGPRRHERGPRAKGKARASQVKPGDSLPRRGPGATGLGTPAAGPGEERAGAAKASRWRGRQNREKRFTFVLAVVIGVFVVCWFPFFFTYTLTAVGCSVPRTLFKFFFWFGYCNSSLNPVIYTIFNHDFRRAFKKILCRGDRKRIV